Genomic window (Paenibacillus sp. JQZ6Y-1):
GCAGGCGGAACGCTATCGTTACCGCCCATGCTGCGTTACTGTACCTAAGAGATTACATAATACTTTCTTTGGTTGTTTTCTTGAAAATACCGTTCGCTGTAAACAACAGCGCAATACTGATTACGGAGTTGAAGATACTGATTGCTGTACCATAGGAATAGCGGTTCATTTCAAGCCCGTATTTCAATGCGTAAAGGTCCAAGACCTGTGAATAGTCGGTCACAAGGTTATTGCCGAGCAAGAACTGCTTTTCAAAGCCGATGCTGACCAGATGACCGATCGACATGATCAGTAGGACGATAATCGTGGTCCGCATCCCCGGCAGCGTAATATGCCACATTTGGCGGAAGCGGTTGGCGCCGTCGACCCTTGATGCTTCATATTGCTCCTGATCAATCCCGGTAATGGCAGCCAGATAAATGATCGTATTCCAGCCCATTTCTTTCCACACATCGGAAGCGGTTACAATTCCCCAGAACCATTGCCCTTGTGCCATGAATTGAATCGGCTGGTCAATAATATGGAGTGAGACGAGCAGTTCATTAATGATACCGCCGTCGGTGGAGAGTGACTTGGTGACAATCCCGGCTACAACGAC
Coding sequences:
- a CDS encoding ABC transporter permease translates to MDSTTKQASSRKRDKASSISTGKTGSFWKIFKQQRYLYLMSIPFVIWAFIFSYVPLWGWLMAFQEYRPARSFFEQRWVGLDQFIALFQDQQFYLALRNTLAMSFLGLIFGFIFPVVFAILLNEVRGMIFKRTVQTVSYLPHFVSWVVVAGIVTKSLSTDGGIINELLVSLHIIDQPIQFMAQGQWFWGIVTASDVWKEMGWNTIIYLAAITGIDQEQYEASRVDGANRFRQMWHITLPGMRTTIIVLLIMSIGHLVSIGFEKQFLLGNNLVTDYSQVLDLYALKYGLEMNRYSYGTAISIFNSVISIALLFTANGIFKKTTKESIM